The Candidatus Limnocylindrales bacterium nucleotide sequence ACCAGCACGAGATGATCGTCTCGGATCCCGCAACCCACCTCGCGGGCTTCGCAATGAAAGCCGTCGACGGCGTGGTCTCTCCCGCGGTGCCCGGCGTGTTCGTCGAGGGTCTCGGTCCGATCTACCTCGACGCCTATCAGGCCGACCGGCTGCTCGTGCCCGCGGCGGTCGACGCGAGCTCGCCAGTCGCGGCGCCCGACGATTCGTCTCATGCGCTCGACCATTACGAATGCCGGCGCATCAAGCCCGCCGAGCTCGAGCCGCGCATCTTCCCGCGAGCTGTCAAGCTGCGCGCCGAAGACTCGTTCGACAGCGTGTTCTACGACTTCAAGCGGCCCGTGCACTTGTGCAATCCCGCCGCCATCGACGGAAGCGCAGTAAAGAACGAGGCCGGGCTGCTGATGTGCTATCAGGCCGTGCTTTCGCGCGGCGAGCCACGCCACACGCCGCGCATCGGGCTTCACGTGGCAACCGGGTTCGGCGCGACGCAGCTCGATACGCGCCGGGTTTCGGAAATCTGCGTGCCGGCGCACTGACGCAGCGGCCGTCAGCCCGGAATACGCATCTCGAAACGGCGCGGCATCTGCGCGGTCCTGATTCTGTGTGGGCCGACGGTCTTTACAGACAGCGCAGCTCTCCGCGCAGTCCTACGGCCGCCTTCAGTACCGCCAGCGCGTCGGACGCCGAGATTGCGCCGTCGCCGTCGGTGTCGCAGACGAGCGGATCGCAGCTCGCTGCGCCGATCGTCGCGCGAAGCGTGAACAATGCGTCGTTCGTCGCAGGCCGGTCCGCGCGCGAATCTACCGGCTGGCCGCACGGCACGCGCGCACAGTCGTCTGCGCAGTATTCGCCGTGCGTCGAGGCCGTGTCGCCATCGTCGCAGTCCTCGCTGCCCTCGATGACGCCGTCTCCGCATGCCGCGCATGGCACTGCCACGGGCGCGACCGTCAGCTGGCCGAAGCCGTTGTCGCCCCAGCAGATCACTGTGCCGTCGGGTTTGAGCCCGCAGGCATGAAGAGCGCCGAGCGAGACGCGTGTGAATTGGCCACCTGGCCGTGTGGAGATTCCGAGTCGTTGCGCACCCCAGCAGAGCAGCACGCCGTCGCTGCGAACGGCGCAACTCTGCGAGAACCCCGTCTCGACATGCGTGAAGGTCCCCGCCGGTGGACTCGATTCGCCGGACGTGTTGCTGCCCCAGCACGAAATCGACCCGTCGGTGGCGATTGCGCAGCTATGAGAGCTGCCGGCCGACACCTGCACGAATGCACCGGCCGGCGGCTTGGCCTGACCAGCGCTGTTACGGCCCCAGCACGAAAGCGTGCCGTCGCTCCGGACGCCGCACGTATGGTAGCTGCCCGCCGACACCTGCGTGAAAGTGTCGTCAGATTCGCCCGCCTGACCGTCGGAATCATTTCCCCAGCATGTCACGGAGCCGTCGCCAGTTACGGCACAGCTGTGGAATGCGCCGACGTCCAGTTGCACGAACTCGCCGTCCGGCGGCGTCGATTGGCCATAGGTATTGCCGCCCCAGCACGCGATCGCGCCGTCGCTGCGCAGCGCGCAGCCGTGAGCGCTGCCCGCATCGACCTGCGTGAAGTTTCCGTCAGCGGGCGGTGCGGCCTGGCCGTCGTCGTTGTCTCCAGAGCACGCAAGCTTGCCGTCGGTACGCACCGTGCAGGTGAACAGATCGCCGGCCGCGACTGCAACGAACGCCTCGGCAGGCTCCGACGCCTGCCGGAACGAGTCGTCGCCCCAGCATCGAACTTCTCCGCTGCTTTCGATTCCGCAGTCGTGACGACCGCCCATCGCGATGTCGGCGAACGAAACGCCCTGCGGGAATCCGTCGCCGGGAACGTCTCCGAAACACACGATCCGGCCGTCGCTCTGACGGCCGCAGCCATGTTCGTAGCCGAGCGAGACCTGAATGAAGGGTCCGGACGGATTCCACTGGTGACTGCCCCAGCACTGGATGCTGCCGTCGTTCTTGAGTCCGCAGCTGTCGTTGCTGCCGGCCGCTACCTGAATGAATTGGCCGGAAGGCGCCGGGACTGCGCCCGAGTAACCACTGCCCCAGCATACCGCCGATCCATCGCTGCGAAGGCCGCAGGTGTGATAGAGCCCGGCAGAGATCTGCGTGAAAGTTCCGTCCGGCGCAGTCACCTGGCCGTTGTAGCTGTTGCCCCAGCAGGCGACGGAACCATCGACTCGAAGTCCGCAGGTATGCGTCCCGCCGGCTGCGATCTCTGCGAACGCGCCGGAAGGCACGTGGCCGCTGCCCTCGCCCCAGCATTTGGCGGTTCCGTCGCTTCTCAGCGCGCAGACGTGAGTGCCGCCGACCGAAATCCGCGAAAAACTGCCCGCCGGCACATTGAGCTGCCCGAACGAGTTGTCTCCCCAGCATTGTGCCTGCCCGTCGCTGCGCAGCACGCAGTTGACCGAATAGAAACTGCTCACATGCAGCACGGGGCACTGCTGCGCAGCGGCGGCAGCGTAGGCGTGCAGTGCAAACGGCGCGCACGAAACGGCGATCCCGTGCATGAATCTCGCACGAACGGAAAGATCACTTCCCATCGTTCCCCCCTCAGGTTGGAGCCAGGCAATGACGGATTGCCGCGGCCGACGCCACCGACGCACGCAAACATCCGGCTTTGTACGTCCAACAAGCGCGCGACGGCGACAGACGCGGGAGCGCCCGCGTCTGGTCAATGCGTCGTCAGCGCGGTGTAGATCTCGTCCGTCGATTTGAGCGCGCCTTCGTCGAACGTCTCCTGCCAGCACCGCGTCGTCGCTCCGCTGGCGGACTGCGTGAGAAGCTGCACGGTGATGCTCTGGTCGCCCGCGATGCCGAGCACGTCCGGCAAGCCCAGGGCCGCGCCGCTCGCCTGAATGCTCAAGCGAAGGCGCGGAGTCGTCGACGCCGTCAGGATCCGCGCGCGAAGGGAGGTTTCGTCCTGCGAGCGCGAGTACGCCAGTTTCGTGGCGCTCGACGTCCAGCACGGCGTGCCGCCGGCGCAGATTTCTCCGGCAGCAAACGGTGCCTGCCACAGCAGGTCGTCGCGCGTCGGCGCGGTGCTGCTGTCGTGCAGGTAGACGCACAGCGCAAGGCCGGAGCCGGCAGCGGTCGTCGGATCGCCGAAGTCAGACGGGTGGACGATCGCACCGCGGCCGCTCGACTTGAGCGAAAACGAGCGACTCGCTCCGCCCGACAGGCTCCGCAGCTCTACCCTGGATTTGCCGGGATCCGCGCAGTCGTGACGGGCGCCGGCGCAGATCGGGCAGAGATCGCCGAGCGAGCAATGCCCGTCGCCGTCACACGTGCAGGTTCCGCTTGCGGCGCACGCGGTCGATGAACAGGTCACGGGGTCGCTGCAGGCACTGCCTGCAGCGAGATCGCACGAATCGTCGGCTTCGTTGCAACTTCCTTCGCACGCGACCGAAGACGCGCTGCACGGATCTCCCGCGTGCACCGAACAGGCTCCTGCGACGCACGAGTCGGAGCCGTTGCAGAACGTTCCGTCGTCGCACGCGGCGCCGTCGCTCTCCACATGCGCGCAGTTCCACGCGCAGCAGTCTCCGTCGCTGCGGTTGCCGTCGTCGCATTCCTCGCCGTCCTCGATGACGCCGTTGCCGCATGCCGGACAGGACGAAGGAGCGTCGCAGCAGCCGGCAACGCAGCGCCCTCCGTCGCCCTGGTAGACGCCGCCGCCGGCTTCGCACGCCGCCTTGCCGGCGTCGTCGAGGCAGCCGCGAACCGGATCGCAGCACGCGCCGACCGGCCCGTAGAAGTTGTAGAGATCACCGAGCGCCGGACACGCGTCGGCCGTCACGCCGTCCACGCAGACGGCGGTCGCCAGGCAGCAGGATCCGACGCCGCGAAACGGCGGACGGCAGCTGCCGGCGCCAGGCCCGTGGCAGTAGGCGATGCAGTCGAGCGCCGATGCCGTGCTGGAAGAATCGGCGAGGTACTGCGGCTGGCAACCCGGATCCATCGTGCAGCGCGGATCGCCAGAAGAAGCGGGTGGCCCGAGAAGAGCAGCGCGAATCGAAGTGACTTCGCTGAGCGTCAGGTCCTGCGCAACCAGCACGGCATCGGGAATCGCGTCGATGCTGACTCCCATCGCCCGCAGCAGCGACAGCGCGTAGACGAAGTAGCCGAGCTTTTCGGGATGGACGCCGTCCTGCGCAAAGTCGATCCCGGTCTGCGCCATCGCCGTGCACGCGTCGGCATCGGTCGGCACGGTGACTACCGTGCGACCGACCTGCGCGCTCGCGACCTCGTCGAGCACCACGTTGTGTGCGGTCCAGTTGCAGGCCGTCGCGTAGGCCTGGCAGACGAAGAAGTCGCGGCCGGGTTCGTCGAGCGGCGGCGTCTTGAACAGAAACAGCGCCTTGACGGTCGGCGCGGCCGGTGCGCCGGACTGCGGCTCGAATACGGCGTCGATGCTGTCCTCGAGATCGTCGCCGAAGCCGTTTCCGCTCGCGGGCGACAGCGGCGTCGCTTCTCCCGCGTCCTGGATGGCGACCCAGTACGGCTGCAGGGTCTCCACTGTGGCGCGCAGGTCGTTGGCCTCGCGGTATGACTTGCGCTGCGAACGGCCTCGCATCAAGGCGCGCACGGAACGGCTCGAAACGCCGGAGCCGTCCTCGCAGAAGCGTGAGAAGCTGCTGTTCACGATTCGCACGAACATCTGCGCGAAGTTGTTGTCGCCGCCGCGCACCGTGACGCTGTCACCCCAGAACAGAATCGCAGAGCCCGAAGGAAGGCTCTCCAGCATCGAGCCCGCCAGTGCGCTGTCGGGCAGCGCGTGCGTGCAGTCCGTCGCAAGAGCCGGACGAACCGAAAAGCTGGAGAAAAGGGCGAAGGCGAGCAGGGCGCTGCGGGTAAGCGCCGGAGCTTTACCGGCGGATCGCTTCACTTTTGCCTCACGGCGTCTGTGGTGTGCACCACCGCGCCATAGCGGAGGGTCGTGTGCCGATGCAAGCCTGTATCGGTGCCGGCGGCGGCTGGGTCACTTTGCAGCGGGTTCGCCCCAAAGCTCGGAGATTTTCCGGGCCTTCCCGGTATCGTGAAGCACCCGGAAGGAAATCCCGGTGTTGGACGCTTCGAGCACTTCGATTTTGTTCTCGCGGAAGTTGAGAACTTTGCTCACGGACAGATCGTATTTCACCAGTTGCGATGCCGTGGCGCGAGTCTGGATTCCGTAGCCGATGTCCTCGAGCTCGCGATATTCCAGGGAGACTTCGTTGCCGGATCGGCCGGCGTAGATGAGCTGCCAGTGGAGCGAGGCCCCGGACTTTCCGGCGATGAACGGCGCCGGAGAAAAGGCCTTCACACCGGCCTTTTCCCGGACAGGCCACGTTCGTCCCGCTTTGGTTCCGCCGAGCTGGACCACAGGTTGATCGCAGGGAACCGTACCGTCGTCTGCAACGACGATTCCGATTCTTTCCTTGTAGAACTTCGGGCTCGTAAGGACGTACCTGCCGTCCTGGCAGACTCCGCTGTATTGATAGTGGGCGGCCCAGATTTCCTGGACCGGTGGCGATTGCTTGTCGAGTCCGGCGACGGTCAGGACCTGGGTCTGCCTGTAACCGGGCAGAAGGAGCAGCCCTTCGATGCGCTCGATCATGACACTGCCCGGCGATGCCTTTCGTGTCTCGCCGATCGCGTAGTTCGCCACCGGTTGGTCGATGGGCGTGAGTCTTGTCAGCAGCGGCTTCGCGTAGCAGCCACAGGCTGCACTGCAAAGGGCAAAAAGAAGCGCGGCGTTTCGGAAACTCGGTGACATGCTGCACTCCGGAGGCGTCGCGGGAATTCCCGATCCGGGCGTACATGTCCAATCGAAGGAGCTGTGTCCAGCGATCGGTTTGATCGATCCGGAGTGAGTGCGGCGAGTTCCGCCGGCGGACTTCCGCCGGCGGCTCATTCGTTCAGGGCTTGTCAGCAGCCTTCATCCACCATGCCGTCGCAGTCGTTGTCGAGACCGTCGCCGCACGTCTCCGGAGACGCCACGTTGTTCGGATTGCAGACGATCGCTCCGTCCGTGCAGGCAGTGGTTCCAGGTGCACACACTCCCACGCCGCCCGTCGAACACGGCTGACCACCACCCGGATTGCCTTCGTCGGCATTGCCGTCGCAATTGTTGTCGTTGCCGTCGCAGGTTTCCGCGGCCGGCGTCGGCCCGCTGCACGTCGCGCCGCCGAGCCCGTCGCACGTCCTCGTTCCGGAACAGCTCCCGAAACCGTTGGAAATGCTGCACGCCTGGCCGATGTTGAACCCTTCGTCCGTGTTGCCGTCGCAGTTGTTGTCGGCGCTGTCGCACGTTTCGGTCGCATCGGGATTGATCAGCGCGTTGCCGTCGTTGCAGTCGACGTCGGCGCAGAACGTGTCCAGATCGGCATCGACGCACGGACCTTCGACCGGCGCACAGATGATCGACGTCGTCTTGGTGGAGACGGCACGCGCGCCGAATTGATCGGTCAGGCTCGCGGTCGCCGCAAGCTTCGGACACTTCGCTTTGTAGCAGAGGTATTTCTGGAGCTGCACGCCTTCTGCAGCTCCGGGCGGCGTCGGAACGACGTTGGTCTTTACGGCATCGACGCACAGCAGCTTCGCGGGCACCTTGAGCGTGCAACCCGCAGGGACGAACGCCGGATCGCTCGGCGTCAGCGTCGCCGTGTAGGACGTCTTGGCCTGTGAATCCTTGATCTTGAAACACTGCAGGTGATCGGCCGTCGCGGCGCCGGCCACTCCGACGATCCCCGCGAGAAATAGTGCAGCTGTTGCGACGGCGAGAACGAATTTGCGCATTGCCTTCCTCCGGAACCGGTTTTTGCGGCCCGAGCCGCGCCTCTTTTGCCCGACGGGTTCTATATCCCACCGAGCACAAACGGAGCGAGGGGTTCCGGATGATCCGACAAGAAAAATCCGCTCGACGCGTTGCGTGGCGGTCATCGTCGGCTTCGTGCCCCACGCGGGGTGCGCATGACTGTTCGGACGGAACGTGTTCCCGCCGCGGAGCGGCAACGCTAGGGCAGGCTGATGCGGTGCTGTTCAGCTCAGCGCAATCTTGATCACGCCGTCCGCGCGTCGCCGGAAGATGTCGTATCCGCTGGCGACATCCTCGAGCGCGAGGTCATGCGTGAACATCGGCGTGAGGTCGACGCGCCCGTCGCCGATCAGCTTGAGCAGGTAGTCGAAGCGCTTTCGCCCCGTCGGACAGAGCGTCGTGATGAACCGGCGGTGGTAGAAGCTGCCGTCGAGCGGGACGGAGACGGTGCCTTCGGTTCCGTACACGCCGACCGACGATACCGTCCCGCCGAAGCGCGTCACGCGGAAACAGTTGTCGAGCGTCGCCTGCTTGCCGAGCGCCTCGACCGCAACGTCGACGCCGCGACCGCCGGTGAGGTTCATGATCTCGTCGGCCGCACCGGCCGGCGAGACCACATGGTGCGCTCCGAGTTTCTTCGCCATCGCGACGCGCTCGGGAATGCTCTCGACCGCGATGATGAGGCCGGCGCCGTAGGTTTTCGCGGCGGCGGTCGTACAAAGCCCGACGGGACCCTGCGCGAAGATCGCGACCGACTGGCCTTCCTTCATGCCGGCGCGCTCGATGGCTGCGAAGCCCGTCGACATGATGTCGCTTACGAACAACGCCTGGCGATCGTCGATCGACGAAGGGATCAGCGCCGACGAGAAATCCGCGCCGTTCAGCAGGAACGCCTCGCCCTGGCCGCCGAACAGCAGGTTCATCGGCGCGCCATGGGTGCTGCAGACCTGCGGCTCGTCTTCGACGCAGCGCTCGCAGCTTCCGCAGCCGGTCAGGCATGCAGCAACGATGCGGTCGCCCTTCTTCAGCGTCTCGACGCCTTCGCCGACGGCTTCGACGATGCCGATCGACTCGTGGCCCATCGGCATGCCCGCAGGGATCATGTCGAAGTCGTCGACGATGTGGATGTCGGATCCGCAGATCGTCGTCAGCGTCGTGCGGATGAGCGCCTGCCCCGGGCCCGGATCGGGCAGGGCGACTTCCGCAAATGAAACCTTGCCAGGACCTTCCTTGATGCAGGCACGAATGTTCGGCATGGCCGCATTGTGCGTGCGCCGCCGCGTTACTCAAGCGACGGAGCCGCTCCCCATGCGGAGTCCTCGCGGCACGAAGGATAAGCTCGGTCCGACGTATTCCGCTCAGAACCCGGCGCTCAGCGCGTCGAGCACGACGCTCACGCGACGCGGCAGATGGCGGCGGCTCGGGTACAGCGCGTGAATGGGGATCTCGGGGATCTTTGCGCGAGGCAGCAGATGCAGCAGTGTTCCCGCCTCGATGCAGGAGGCCGCGACGTAGTCCGGGAGCGCCGCGATTCCGGCGCCGGCCTCCGCGAGATCCCTGATCGCAAACAGATCGTTGATGCGAAAACGCGGCTCGAGGCGCCGGCGGCCGCCAGCCTGCGCGAGCAGCTTCGGCACGCTCTTCAGCGACTCGGCCGCCGGCACGAGCAGAAGGTCGTGATCGCCGAGGGTTTCGAGTGAGCGTGGCCGGCCGCGCCGTTTCACGTACGACGGTGAAGCACACAGCATCACGCGGCTCGCGCCGAGTCGGCGCGCGACAAGGGAAGAGTCGTCGAGCGGACCTTCGCGCACCGCAAGATCGAGCTCGTCCTCGAAGAAGTCCAGTTTCCTGCCGGTCAGCACGAGATCGAAGTCGAGCCCGGCGTGCTCCGCAGCAAGCGCGGCAAGCACCGGCAGCACGCGCGTGCGTCCGAGGCTCGGCGTCGTCGAAATGCGCACGCGGCCGCGGATGTCGTGGCGGCGCTCGCGAACGGCCGACGACGCTTCGGCAAGTGCCTCGAACAGCGGCCGCGTGCGCTGCGACAGCTCGAGGCCTGCGTCGGTAGGCCGGATCTGACGCGTCGTGCGCTCGAGCAGTCGGACGCCGAGCGACTCTTCGAGGCGCGAGATCTGCTTGCTCACCGCCGACGGAGTCAGGCCGAGCCGCCGTGCAGCCACGGTCAGGCTGCGCGTCTCGATGGCATGCAGGAGAGTTCGAATCGCCGCCAGGTTCTCGCCGGTCACCTGTGAATTCATTTCACGAGTCTAGTGAAAAAGGATCGATTGTTGAATCTGTCGAATGACGGCACATTGCCGGCATGACAACGACAGGAACGATGCGAGCCGCCGAAGCCCCCGCCGTCCACCATGTCCCGCTGTCGATCCGGATCCTGCGGCGGCTGAGACCGCTGATCGCATGGTTTCTCGGATCGCCGCTGCACGGCGTGCTGAGCGGCGACGTTCTCCTGCTGAGCTGGAGCGGCAGGAAGTCCGGCAAGCGCTACGCGCTTCCGATCTCGTACACGGAGCTCGGCGGACGCTTGTATCTGTGCACGCGAGCGGGCGGCTCGACCTGGTGGCGCCATCTGCGCAACGCGCCCGAAGTGGGCCTGGTCCTCAAAGGAAAGAATGCGCGCGCGATCGCGACCGTGCTCGACCCGGCCTCGGCGGAAGCCCTCGACGGACTGCGCGCGTTTCTCACGCGCAACCCGGGCACCGGCCGCCTTCTCTACAACGTCGCGGCGGACGCGAACGGCACCCCGCGCGAGGACGACCTCGAGCGTGAGGTACTGGCATCGATCGTCGTCCGGCTCGAGCCGCTCGAACGGTAACGTTTGAGCGTTGCGCGGCGGATACCGATCCGGCGCGCAGCGCCCGGGCAGCCTACTTCTTGCGCGCGGCCTCGGCCTTGAGCTTGGTGGCCTGCTGCGCCGTGATGGCCTGCTGCTTCTTGTTGTCGGAGCTGGCCGTCTTGGCCTGCTTCTGGGAGTTCTTTTTCTGTGTTGCCTTCGGAGACTTGTCGCCCATGGGTGATCCTTTGAATCGATTGCATGGTCACCGGGCCCGTACCCGGAGACGGTTGATTTTCGCCACCCTGCGCCGAATCCATCATCGACGCCAGTCGCCTAGCGTACTTCCGGCAATGGGGTGGGCGTGGGCGGCCGGCGCATGAGCGGCACGAGCGGAATCAAGGCGACGAACACGCAGAACACGATCAGGTAGCAGTCGCGGAACGCGAGCGCGGTCGCCTGCGCCGCGATCGACTGCTCGATGATCTTGTATGCGCCGGCCAGCGCGTCGGACGGATCGAGGCCCTTCTGCTGAAGGCCGGAGACGAGCTGCGCGATGCGAAGCCGCGTCGCCTCGGAGAGCGGCGAAACCGACTCGGCCAGGTACGCGTGGTGCAGCGCGCCGCGGTGGTCGATCAGCGTAGCCAGCGCAGCAATGCCGAAGCTGCCGCCGATCTGCCGGAACAGGTTGTAGAGCCCGGCACCCTGGAGAAGGTCTTCCGGCGGAAGCGCACGCAGCGTCGCGGTCGACAGCGGCACGAACATGAGTCCCATCGCCATGCCGCGACCGATCTGCGGCCAGAACAGATCCGAAAACCCGCTCTGGCCCGTCCACTGGCTCATTCCCCAGACGGCTGGAAGGAACACCGCGATGCCGAGCCCGAACAGCGGCGCCGGCCCGAGCCGGAACACGAGCCGGCCGGCGATCGGCATCATCAGCGCAGTCATCAGCGTGGACGGAAGAACCGCCACGCCCGACTGCCACGACGTCCAGCGCAGCAGGTTCTGCGTAAAAAGCGGGAACAGGAAAATGCTGCCGTAAAGTCCGATTCCCATCGCAACGCCGCACGTGCAGCCGACGACGAGAGCACGATGGCGAAGCACGCGCAGGTTGACGACCGGATGCTCGGTTGCGAGCTCGTGCACGACGAACCACACGAGCGCGATCGACGCGACGACGGAAAGGCCGACGATGCGGTTGCTCTCGAACCAGTCTTCGCGATGCCCGATTTCGAGGAGAATCTGCAGTGCGGAGATCCCGACGATCAGGAGCGCGATGCCCGACCAGTCCGTTGCCTCGCGCTTGCGCACGTTCTCCGGCCGCTGCCGCGGCAGATAGCTCCAGCAGAGCAGCGCGGCCGCAATGCCGATCGGCACGTTCACGTAGAAAATCCACGGCCACGCCCACACGTCGGTGATCCAGCCGCCGAGAGTGGGGCCGAGGCTCGGACCGAGCATCGCGCCCACGCCGAAAATCGCCTGGCCGGTTCCCTGCCGCTGCGCAGGGAAGGTCTCGACCATGATCGACTGGCCGAGCGCCAGCAGCGCGCCGCCGCCGAGCCCCTGGACGACGCGGAACGCGACCAGCTCGGGCAGAGTGCGCGCCGCGCCGCACAGGAACGATGCGACGGTGAACAGGATGATCGAGCCGACGAAGTAGCGGCGCCGCCCGAACGCGGCCGCGAAGAAGCTCGTCATCGGGATCACGATCACGTTGGCGACGATGTACGACGTGGCGACCCACGAAATCTCGTCGACCGTCGCGCCGAGGTTTCCCATCATCGTCGGCAGCGCCACGTTGACGATGCTGGTGTCGAGGATCTCGAGCACCACGGCGAGCATGACGCCGATGATCATCAACCACTCGCGCGAGGTGAGGCTCGCCGGGCGGGACGGGTGATTCTCAGCGGATGCGGACACGCACGTCGACGGACATGCCGACCGACAGGTCGGGGCTGGCGCTTCCCGGCGCAGGCGGATCGAGCGCGATGCGCACCGGAACACGCTGCACGACTTTTGTGAAGTTGCCGGTCGCGTTGTCGGGCGGCAGCAGCGCGTATCTTGCTCCGGTGGCGGGTGCGATCGATTCGACGTGACCTCGGATCGCGGCCTGAGGAAACGCGTCGACGCGGATCTCGGCCTCGTCGCCCGCGTTCATCTCCTCGATCTGCGTTTCCTTGAAGTTCGCGATGACCCAGTTCGCAGAGTCTTCCGCGAGCGCGACGAGCGGCTGGCCGGGCGTGACGTTGGCGCCGAGCTCGACGTTCTTGCGCCCGACGGTTCCGGCGAACGGCGCCGTGACGATCGTATGAGAAAGTGCGAGCTCGGCTTCGTGCACCATCGCTTCGGCCTGGCGCACGGGCGCGTCGCTGCCGAGCGTCGCGCGCTGGGCACGCTCGAGCTCTTCGGCCGCATGAAGCGTCGCAACTGCGCTGTCGCGTGTCGCGACGGCCGAATCGAGATCGCTCCTGCTCGAGACTTCATGCGTGACGAGGTTGCGCGTGCGCGCCAGCTCCTGCTCGGCGTGATGCAGCGTAGCCTGTGCGGCGGCGATCTGCGCACGGGCGGCGTCAGCCGACGCGGAAGTTTCGGCCATATGGTTGTGCGCGGCGTCAAGATCAGCGCGGGCCCTGGCAAGCCGCACTTCGTAGTCGGCGGGATCGAGCTTGACCATCGGCGCGCCGGCGGCGACATGCTGGTTTTCCTGGACCAGCACCTCGACGACATGCCCGGGCACCTGCGGAGAAAGAAAGACCAGATGACCTTCGACGAACGCGTCGTTGGTCGTCTCGTAGTCGCGCAGCACCAGCACCCAGTACGAGACGACGGCTGCGATCGCGATGACCGCCGTACCGATGAGGATCGGACGCACGCCGATGCGCGTCCGTTCGTTCGCAATTCCGGCTACAGCCTCAGCCATGTCTGCTCTCACTGTTGCCGGCTCGCATGCCGTCAAGGAAGATCGCGACGTACGCCTCGGCGACTTCTTCCGGAGGCTGCGGATACTGGTCGTGCTGACCGAACACGTGGCGCACGATCAGGTGGTCGACCACCATGCCCATGAACGCGCGCGCGGCGAGTCGCGGTTCGATTGCGCGCAGCGCGCCTTCGCGCGTCCGGCGCTCGATATAACCGGTCAGGAAATCGCGCAGCCTTACGATGCGTTTCTCGTGGAATGGCCGCGACAGCTCGTGTCCCTCGAGCGCAGAGAACAGGATCAGGCGCAGGATCGACGGATCGCTCTCGACGCTGCGGAACAGTGTCAGCGCAAGCTCGGTGAAGACGGCGTGGTCGTCGCCGCTGCGCGCGTGCGGGGCGACCGATTCGAGCAGGTCGGATGCCGCCGCGCGCTCGTCGAGGATCGCCGCATACATCGCTTCCTTGCTCGCGAAGTAGCGGTAGAGCGCGGCCTCGGTGATCCCGACGGCCGCAGCGATGTCGCGCGTGGTGGTGCCGCTGAAGCCGTGGGTGCCGAACAGACGCGCGGCTTCGCGCAGGACCTGGGCCCGGCGTTCGTCGGCCGTGAGCCGTGGAGAAGATTTCGCTAGCGCGCTGGAAGCCATCTAGTAAGCGTTTACTAACCAAGCCGCGATTGGTCAACCTTTTCGAGCCTCCCCGGAACCCGGTTCGATGGAACTGCCGATTCCCGTTGACGGAACGTTCACAATATTCTAAACGTTCACAACGTGCGGTGAGGTCGAGGCGGCGACGGCGGCTCGACCGCGACGGCCGGAAGGAGAGTTCAGCAGATGGAGCGCAAGGTCGGAGTCTTCGTCGAAGGAATGGGCGCGTCGGCGGCGAGCTCGGGCGTCCTCAACTCGCTGCAGGGTCGCATCTTCGCGCTGCTGTATCTCGAGCCCGCGCCGCTTTCGCTCGAAGACATCGCCGTCAAGCTCGACCAGAGCAAGAGCAACATCTCGATCAACATCCGCGGCCTCAGCGACTGGCATCTGGTCCGTCGCATCCACATGCCGGGCTCGCGCCGGGATCACTACGAAGCGGCGACGGATCTCGTGCGCGTGATGCAGGAGATCATCGAACGGCGTTTCCGATGGAACATGCGCCAGGTGCTGGCGACGATCCAGGAGACGCGAAGCGTGGACAGCGCTGCGCCGTCCACCGACGAAGCGTTCATC carries:
- a CDS encoding putative metal-binding motif-containing protein, translating into MRKFVLAVATAALFLAGIVGVAGAATADHLQCFKIKDSQAKTSYTATLTPSDPAFVPAGCTLKVPAKLLCVDAVKTNVVPTPPGAAEGVQLQKYLCYKAKCPKLAATASLTDQFGARAVSTKTTSIICAPVEGPCVDADLDTFCADVDCNDGNALINPDATETCDSADNNCDGNTDEGFNIGQACSISNGFGSCSGTRTCDGLGGATCSGPTPAAETCDGNDNNCDGNADEGNPGGGQPCSTGGVGVCAPGTTACTDGAIVCNPNNVASPETCGDGLDNDCDGMVDEGC
- a CDS encoding zinc-binding dehydrogenase, whose amino-acid sequence is MPNIRACIKEGPGKVSFAEVALPDPGPGQALIRTTLTTICGSDIHIVDDFDMIPAGMPMGHESIGIVEAVGEGVETLKKGDRIVAACLTGCGSCERCVEDEPQVCSTHGAPMNLLFGGQGEAFLLNGADFSSALIPSSIDDRQALFVSDIMSTGFAAIERAGMKEGQSVAIFAQGPVGLCTTAAAKTYGAGLIIAVESIPERVAMAKKLGAHHVVSPAGAADEIMNLTGGRGVDVAVEALGKQATLDNCFRVTRFGGTVSSVGVYGTEGTVSVPLDGSFYHRRFITTLCPTGRKRFDYLLKLIGDGRVDLTPMFTHDLALEDVASGYDIFRRRADGVIKIALS
- a CDS encoding LysR family transcriptional regulator codes for the protein MNSQVTGENLAAIRTLLHAIETRSLTVAARRLGLTPSAVSKQISRLEESLGVRLLERTTRQIRPTDAGLELSQRTRPLFEALAEASSAVRERRHDIRGRVRISTTPSLGRTRVLPVLAALAAEHAGLDFDLVLTGRKLDFFEDELDLAVREGPLDDSSLVARRLGASRVMLCASPSYVKRRGRPRSLETLGDHDLLLVPAAESLKSVPKLLAQAGGRRRLEPRFRINDLFAIRDLAEAGAGIAALPDYVAASCIEAGTLLHLLPRAKIPEIPIHALYPSRRHLPRRVSVVLDALSAGF
- a CDS encoding nitroreductase/quinone reductase family protein yields the protein MTTTGTMRAAEAPAVHHVPLSIRILRRLRPLIAWFLGSPLHGVLSGDVLLLSWSGRKSGKRYALPISYTELGGRLYLCTRAGGSTWWRHLRNAPEVGLVLKGKNARAIATVLDPASAEALDGLRAFLTRNPGTGRLLYNVAADANGTPREDDLEREVLASIVVRLEPLER
- a CDS encoding DHA2 family efflux MFS transporter permease subunit; translation: MIIGVMLAVVLEILDTSIVNVALPTMMGNLGATVDEISWVATSYIVANVIVIPMTSFFAAAFGRRRYFVGSIILFTVASFLCGAARTLPELVAFRVVQGLGGGALLALGQSIMVETFPAQRQGTGQAIFGVGAMLGPSLGPTLGGWITDVWAWPWIFYVNVPIGIAAALLCWSYLPRQRPENVRKREATDWSGIALLIVGISALQILLEIGHREDWFESNRIVGLSVVASIALVWFVVHELATEHPVVNLRVLRHRALVVGCTCGVAMGIGLYGSIFLFPLFTQNLLRWTSWQSGVAVLPSTLMTALMMPIAGRLVFRLGPAPLFGLGIAVFLPAVWGMSQWTGQSGFSDLFWPQIGRGMAMGLMFVPLSTATLRALPPEDLLQGAGLYNLFRQIGGSFGIAALATLIDHRGALHHAYLAESVSPLSEATRLRIAQLVSGLQQKGLDPSDALAGAYKIIEQSIAAQATALAFRDCYLIVFCVFVALIPLVPLMRRPPTPTPLPEVR
- a CDS encoding HlyD family secretion protein: MAEAVAGIANERTRIGVRPILIGTAVIAIAAVVSYWVLVLRDYETTNDAFVEGHLVFLSPQVPGHVVEVLVQENQHVAAGAPMVKLDPADYEVRLARARADLDAAHNHMAETSASADAARAQIAAAQATLHHAEQELARTRNLVTHEVSSRSDLDSAVATRDSAVATLHAAEELERAQRATLGSDAPVRQAEAMVHEAELALSHTIVTAPFAGTVGRKNVELGANVTPGQPLVALAEDSANWVIANFKETQIEEMNAGDEAEIRVDAFPQAAIRGHVESIAPATGARYALLPPDNATGNFTKVVQRVPVRIALDPPAPGSASPDLSVGMSVDVRVRIR